A stretch of Aphelocoma coerulescens isolate FSJ_1873_10779 chromosome 1A, UR_Acoe_1.0, whole genome shotgun sequence DNA encodes these proteins:
- the MOV10L1 gene encoding RNA helicase Mov10l1 isoform X2, with protein sequence MVRVNAAFRSAEQIDDMVKPYCKDGDDIQKALWSRIVITTCSSAGLFYQTNTRLGHFTHVIVDEAGQASEPESLIPVGLVSEADGQIILVGDPKQLGPAIKSKLAQTFGLSMSLLERLSSRELYQRDEDAFGSCGAYNPLLITKLTKNYRSHSALLALPSKLFYHKELEVCADTSVVTSLLNWGKLPRKGFPLIFHGIKGSEAREGCSPSWFNPTEAVQVMQYCCQLAKSEASAVSVTDIGVIAPYRKQVEKIRFLLRSIDLEDIKVGTVEEFQGQEYMVIILSTVRSQKVLIDDEKHCLGFLCNPKRFNVAITRAKALLIVVGNPHVLVKDPCFCALLEYSLMNRVYIGCDLPAELEHLQKCG encoded by the exons ATGGTCCGAGTTAATGCTGCCTTCAGGTCAGCAGAG CAAATTGATGACATGGTGAAACCTTACTGCAAAGATGGGGATGATATTCAGAAAGCATTGTGGTCCAGGATTGTAATTACAACATGCAGCAGTGCAGGATTGTTTTATCAAACAAATACACG GCTTGGACATTTCACTCATGTGATTGTGGATGAGGCAGGTCAAGCAAGTGAGCCGGAGAGTCTGATTCCAGTTGGGTTGGTTTCAGAAGCTGATGGGCAG ATAATTCTCGTTGGAGATCCAAAGCAGTTAGGGCCAGCAATAAAATCGAAACTTGCGCAGACTTTTGGATTAAGTATGTCCTTGCTAGAAAGACTGTCATCAAGAGAGCTGTATCAGAGAGATGAGGATGCTTTTGGTTCCTGTGGAGCATATAATCCTTTATTG ATCACTAAACTCACAAAGAACTACAGGTCGCATTCTGCATTGCTTGCCTTGCCATCTAAATTGTTTTATCATAAGGAGCTAGAAGTTTGTGCAGATACTTCAGTAGTAACTTCTTTGTTGAATTGGGGAAAATTGCCCAGGAAGGGatttccattaatttttcaTGGAATAAAG GGCAGTGAAGCACGTGAAGGTTGCAGTCCTTCATGGTTTAATCCAACTGAAGCAGTTCAAGTAATGCAGTACTGCTGCCAACTGGCTAAAAGTGAAGCCTCTGCAGTATCAGTGACAGATATTGGAGTGATTGCACCATATCGTAAACAG gtGGAAAAAATTAGATTTCTTCTCAGAAGTATTGATTTGGAAGACATAAAAGTTGGCACAGTAGAAGAGTTTCAAGGGCAGGAGTACATGGTTATCATCTTATCAACA GTGCGATCTCAGAAAGTCCTAATTGATGATGAAAAACACTGTTTGGGCTTTCTCTGTAACCCAAAGAGATTTAATGTGGCAATTACTAGagcaaaagctttgctgatTGTCGTGGGAAATCCTCACGTTCTTGTGAAA GATCCCTGTTTTTGTGCACTGTTAGAATACAGTTTAATGAACAGAGTTTATATAGGTTGTgacctccctgcagagctggaacACCTGCAGAA GTGTGGCTAG